Genomic DNA from Mus caroli chromosome 8, CAROLI_EIJ_v1.1, whole genome shotgun sequence:
NNNNNNNNNNNNNNNNNNNNNNNNNNNNNNNNNNNNNNNNNNNNNNNNNNNNNNNNNNNNNNNNNNNNNNNNNNNNNNNNNNNNNNNNNNNNNNNNNNNNNNNNNNNNNNNNNNNNNNNNNNNNNNNNNNNNNNNNNNNNNNNNNNNNNNNNNNNNNNNNNNNNNNNNNNNNNNNNNNNNNNNNNNNNNTGTCTGTGTCCATACGTGTGTCCATCCCATTGTATTGAGAAGGCCCACTCTCTTTGTTGTCTCGTGTCTACCTCGGGCTCTTACAGATTTCCCAGCTCTTCTTCCTCAGAGCTCGCTGAGTGCTGACGGGAAGGATTTGGAGCCCTCTTCTCAAGTGGCTGTTGTTGGTTTTAAGATTAGTTTTAACAGTGTGTAAATAAATGtccacatgggatggatctctccagcctttccctaagACACAGCACAGAGAGACCTCCAGACTGCCTGAACGTCACCTGCTTGATCCTAGAAAATTAATTTCCAGCTTGGGTCACTCACGAAAGATACAGTTGAATTTGTTTCTCatccaacttttaaaaaacaactccACAGTGTCTGCATCAAAGATAGGGTGCtgccctctctgtcttcttcactCTCTCTACCTTAATAAATAATTGTGCTTATAGGTGTCGTTAGATTTTTGCCCCTGTGATTGTCCTTCATTCAACCAAAGATACAGGCACCTGCTGCACTGATGGAAGGACACATTTGCTCACGATACTTTNGTCTCCTCCTACTCCAGCGTCCCTGTGCGTCTGGCTCCAGACANGCCAGCTGGCTTCCTCCTGCGTGCCTCAGATCCTGCTGTGCACTCTCACCAAGGTCTTTCACCTGCCCATTTTCATCATGGAACTTTGCACTGTAAAATTCCCTTCCCTGTTAATGCTACCTGCCTCTCCTCTGTAANACTACACATTCCCTGCAGTGGCATCCTTCCCACTCACTGCTGTGCCCGGACCCAGGAAGGTGCCTTGTGGGGGAATTGAGCCCACCTGTGCAGCAGAGACCCCCTCCACGTCTATCTCTCCCTAACAGTAAATGCAGGAAGGGAGCGGAATGAGAGTGAGCCTCCTCCTCGAGCCTCTGGGTCCATGGGTCATCTAGGCTAGCCTCTGTGTGTTCTAAGGCACACACTGACCGCAGTGCTTCCCGGGGCCCTGGACTTTGGCTGTTTGCAGACTTTGCTCTGCCTGGGCCAGCCAGGCTCTGGGTTAGCATGGCTGGCTGCATCTTGCTGCTCCGGGGCTTCATCCTTACCCTCATCCTGCACCAGGTGGAGCTTTCCGGTAGGCACTTGCTGTTTCgttcttttgaaaatgttctcGCTTttccccattaatttatttattcactttagaaTCTGATTGCACCTCCCTTCATCCTAGTACCCCCCTcacacaacccctccccccccctccccttctcctctgcaaAGGGGGAGGGCCCCCCGGGTACCAACCCATCCTGGCATATCAAGTAACTGAAGGGCAAAACATTTTCTTAAGGCAGAGTCTTATTCTATAGCTCAAGCTGGTCTAGGACTTACTATGTAGTTCAGTCTATCTTCAGctcttggcaatcctcctgcctcagtttcccacatGCTAGAACCACAGGAATGAATCACCAGACCTAGCCATCTCATCCTTGGGACACTCAATGGTTCTAGAGATGATCCGGTCTCTAGGGGATTGAAAGGACAAGCCATGATCTCATTCTCCCTCCTGAAAGTCAGTGTGGTAACAGCTGAGAGGAGCGGGNACCTATCAGGCCAAGTACAGCCTAAGTTGTGCAGGATGAGACCAGGCTGGCNGCCCCTTAGCCAAAGCTAGGCTGCAGCCTGTCTATGTGCCAGATGTTCTTATTCTGTGCCAGAGGACCGCGGGACAGCTAGCCTGGGCCTGGATCCACCCTGGAGCATCTAAGCTTTCTGTGGCACTCCTGGCCTCTCTTGAGTCTCCTCAGGGCCATCTGTGTGTGGTTCCAGGCCGCTGACCTCCActctctctgacttccacactccCTCCGTTCAGACCTCACACTCCTGTGGGAGCGTTTGCTCAATGCTAACTCCCTGTGAGGATGGAGCCCACACGGGCAAGTTCTGTCTGCCAGCTCTCCGCACTCACCCGGGCCTGAGCACAAAGGTGCTCAGAAAATCACAGTTGTCGGGTTGAGCCTGCCGAGCCTTGTGATCTGCATGTATGGGACTACTTGGTACCTTGCacagtggagtgtgtgtgtgtgtgtgtgtgtgtgtgtgtgNgagagagagagagagagagagagagaccactgtCAACTTGCTGTTGACAGTGACCGTGAGCTGGATGCTCCTGGTAAGTAGGACCAGATCTCTAAGTCCTGTGATGGCATCTGTTGTTGTTGTGGACAAAGCCTTGTTGCCACATCAACACCAAGCTGTGTCCATCTTTCTGGCAGGCTGNTCTCTCCTCAGACCACTGCCCAAAGAGTCCAAGGTGGCAGCATGGGTAGGAGGCACTCAGAGCCCAATTCTGCCCTATGAATGTGCAGGAAGGAAAACCATGTGGGCTTGAGCTGGGCCTAAGGGAGCAACTTAGCCTACCCTAGTGTACCCTGAGCccagagctgtctgtctgtctgcctgttcaGGACTCCTTCCTACTGTGGAGAAGCCACNTGatccctgtgtcttagttagggttttactgctgcaaacagacaccatgaccaagacaactcttgtaagaacaacatttaattgggctggcttacaaatTTAGAGGTtcaatctattatcatcaaggtgggaacatggcagcatccaggcaggcatggtgtgggaggagctaagagttcatctgaaggctgttagcaNAATattgatttccaggcagctaggataagggtcttaaagcccacacccacagtgacacacctactccaacagggccacaNcttctagtagtgccactcccttggccaagcatatgcaaGCCATGACATCCTATATTCCTGTATTTCTTGTTCACACAAGGATGCCCTCCACTCTCTATAAAGCACTTGGTGACCTACTGTGTATCTGTCCACAGGTGTTGCATTTTTGTGACACCAAGATTGAAAAGTGCCAGGGTAGATAACATTGAGGCAGACGATGGTGTGCCTGCCCATGTCTTCATGCTTCTGTGTGGACACTCACCTATCGCAGCTGAGGGGGCATGGACTCTCACCTACTGCAGCTGACATAGCGTGGCTTCTCTGGGCCTGGATCCTCGATCCATAAAATTGCCAATGTGCCTGCCTAAAACTCACAAGGGCCATCTACTCACTCAACCAAGAGAAAGTACATGCCCAGCCGAGGATGCATAGAGCAGGCCCTGCTGACCAGTGGGGAACAGCGTGCGCTGGCTGAGGTCCTGGGTGAGAGAGGGCCCCCTGCTCACACTGTTCCGCCTCTCTGCAGTGTTTCTTCCAGCCCCGAAGGCAAACAACGTTCTGCGGAGGTGGAGGCGGGCCAGTTTGTACTTCCTGGAAGAAATCTTCCAGGGAAACTTGGAGAAGGAGTGTTACGAGGAAGTCTGCAACTATGAGGAGGCAAGAGAagtgtttgaaaatgatgtcatCACGGTACGAAAGCTCTCAGTGCCCGTGTGCTGTCTAACTGTTCAGGCACAGTTGTCTCAGGACTAACTAGTCCGTTTCCTTATGCTGGGGTTGGCGCAAGCCTGACCTCACACATGAGAAAGGAGACCTAGAGATGCAGCAAGAGCCTCAGCAGCAGGTGAGGACCCACTCCCTTCTGGTCAGGCTGCCTTGCTGGGGAGACCTGCCCATCACGCCACAGCNGAAGCACCGGTCTCTGCTGCTTGCACGTGCCAGGAGAATTTTAGAAAGACGAAACTTTCCCCTTACAGACTCACAGCAGGAACACTCCCCATGGCCCTTGATTAAGGAACATCTTTTCTCACACATGCATTTACACTAAACGGTCAGGTAAGAGTTCGACGTTTTTAATGATTCATGAGTTCTGCCACAGGCAGAAAGAGGGAAATGTAAGNAACACTGACGATTTCCATGTAAACTCCTGAGAATANggttgtaaaatatttaatatcaattNCCCAGGCTAGGGTGTGGTGtgctggcagagtgcttgtcGGGTTCAGCCCCCAGCAGGGCAATAGTTTGACGTGTAAAGGTAGCAATAGTGTAGCAATATTTAAAACTGGTTGTGAGTAAAACATTGACCTCTTGTCCATAgagtgtttaaatatttttaattatagctTCCTAAAGGCTCAGAGGCTATAGAGGATCCTTCTGAAACAGCCAATctgacatttaaagaaaacaatgaaaggtTTTTAAGTAGCCCACCCTAACTTTAAATTTGTGAGGGGAACAGCAAGTGTGACATCATCCACACATCATTTGGAAGTATGGTTTGGGGACACACCACATGTCTGAGTAGCTCACTTGGATGCGGCCTTCACTCCAGCCTCCCCCATGAGCCTTTACAGTTATAaccacttatttttttaagaaataggTCAAGATTTTGCCACACACTTCTGTAGAGTTGAGGTAGAAAGCAGCTGGGGAAGAGACACAGTGTAGCTTTGTGTGCTCACACACGCCACTCCCTCCCTGTGAGGCATGGGAAGTACCTAGCATAGAATATTCCACTCCTGTTCCGTGTAATtagaaaccacacacaaaaaattccACATTGTCTGGATGAGTGAGTAAAATCCACANATTCTCATCTGGAGCCCATCCATGGTAGACTGAATACACCAAGACCTGTGGTAACATTCTTACCTTTTGCCTCCACAGGATGAGTTCTGGAGACAATATNGGGGTGAGTGCCTTCCCAGCTCTCTGGCTtgtgtttcttcctcttctgctctgaGATGGGTCTCCACTGGGGCCCATGGATTCATATTCTAAGCCTCTGGCTCCTGGGAGGGACAGGGTGTCTGCCAGGGGAGGGCAATGGTTCTGAGGCTCTCCCTAGCAGGACCACAATGAGGCCTCTGGTTTCAGTGTGTTGCTATCTGGGGTTCCCAGGCAGCTAGGGCTCAGGCAACAGCCAGGAGCCCCCTCCCCACAGCATACCTTGTCCTACTTCAGGGAAGGAGCAGACCATAGGCCAGAAGTTGTGAATCAGACTGCAGAGAACTGTGGCTGTAACCAGATGTTTGTCTTGGGGTCTGCTCTGCAGGCTCCTCAGGAGTAGCATGGGATGGGTGTCAGCAGAAAGAGGTGTAAAGCAGAATGGAGAACACGGGTGGGTGAACTTAAAGACACTGATATGAGTCGTGCGTGATAGTAATGTCAAGAGATGCATAGGGGTCACACAGCACCCAGTGGGACTGCAAGCACCTGGAACGTGGCCTTCTCTGCCCTGGGGGAGCAAGCTCGGGGTGGTCCTGGCTCAAGGATTCCACAATGCGGGCTCAGAGNTCCTTCTTCCACAGGTGGCTCTCCGTGCGTCTCCCAGCCCTGCCTCAACAACGGGACATGCAAGGACCACATCCGCANCTACAGCTGCACGTGCTCTCCGGGCTATGAGGGCAAGACCTGTGCAATGGGTGAGGCTCCGCCCANCCCCAATCCTTGTCCGAAGTCACACACAGCAGCTCGCTCAGGCACAAGAGGGTGCCCAGGAACCGGGAACCGTGGATACGCTCATCTCAGGGGGCTCCTTGATTCCCCTATTCTATCCCTCCCTGGAAATCAGGCCACAGGTGCTGGCTGCTTCCTGTGACCCACCGTCTGGCCCCAGTTCTGTTGACATTTCACAGCATAGGgggtctcttctttccttctctttccccaccATTCCCATTAATCCATAATTAGCGTTCAAGTTGGAAGGGCAGGATGCAAATGTGTCTGACTGGCACGCTAGTCNGGGAAACTCCAGATAGagagaaaccaaagcaaagcTTCATGAGTAAATGGTCCTATTTTAAGTTGTAGGAATTAATTCTAGGGTCCCATATGTGCAGGCAAATGCTCTTTCACTGAGCAACATCTCCAGgtttttaactttctattttgATCAGGTACTGAGTATATtccccagactggccttgaacttgctacacctggggctagaaagatggctcacaNGTTAAGAgggctgcctgctcttccaggtACAATTNCCAGCATTAGCACCAGGCCTGACTAAGAACAGTCCCTAAACACCCACGCGAGTGACTTCATGGGACCGAGGGAATGNACTCCTGATAATTGTTGACTACAGGAATACATGCATCTaactctccctgtgtctctggtAGCCCAGAGCCAGCTCTGTGGAGAAAAGGTTCTTCACCCTTCACTCTCAACTCCTGATCCCCGGCCATCACCTCCCAGGTGATGCTTTGGGTGTGTCCCACCTGGACTGTACCATGGAACCTCAGCCCTACCTCAGCTGCTCAGCCTTCTGTTCTGGGCTCTGACCCCCTCTTGGTCCCATCTCTGTTCTTTTAAGGAACAGTCCAAAAACAGCAGCGGTTGTGTTGGGAAACAACTGGGAACGTAGACGTTCAAGTAGTGGAAGACATACATGTGTGACTCCTCTTCAGGCCAAACATAGGTGCCACCTCACTGCGTCTCCATGAGTCTCCTGGGACACTGGAGTGTGGGAAGCTTTCTATGAGGACTATAGCTGTGTTACNATGCTTATATTTCCCTTGTACATATANCATACACGCAACACCAGGGCCGGCACAGGTAGACAATGATCAACTGTTCCACACCAGCAAGGCGGGTTctagcttttccttccttccctttcagcTAAAAATGAATGTCACTtagagaggatggatggatgccAGCATTTCTGCCACCCGGGGCAGTCATCTTACATGTGCAGTTGTGCGAAGGGCTACAAGCTGGGCAAGGACCAGAAATCATGCGGTCCAAGTGGTGAGTTCTCACAGAGGTAGGGAGCGACCCTCCACTCCACCTCCCTTCAGGCCTGGGGGCTGGAGTGCTGTGGATACTTAGATGCAGTTGCTGACTCCCGGGTTTTGGCCTTTACAGCAGAGCAACCGGAAGTGCTCTGTGTCAGAAGGCCAATGACTCTCTTATTCCCCTAACTAATCCCGAGAGCAGGCAGTTCAGCTTCACCCTGCTCCCACGGGCACCAGTGACCTCCTCTCTGCCAGTGCTCAGATGAGACTTTAGGCCAGTGCCACCGTGGACCCCACATCTGCTCAGATGAGACTTTAGGCTTAGTGCCACCGTGGACCCCACGTCTGCTCAGATGAGACTTTAGGCTTAGTGCCACCGTGGACCCCACGTCTGCTCAGATGAGACTTTAGGCCAGTGCCACCGTGGACCCCACATCTGCTCAGAAGATACTGATTTTCTCCCCATGTTGCTGCCACAAATGAAGACAAATGCGCATGCGGGGNCCTGACTTCCGAACACATCNGAATGACTAAAAGCATCCAGAGCCTGCCTCGCTTCCCGTGGCAGGTAATAGCACTGGGTCATAGCGTCTATTTTGTTGCAAACTCTGCtctgttgtttccattttcttgtccAAGAGAGGTGCCGACTGAGAGGATTAGGAAAAGCTCTTTCCTGGGCGCAGACTCGGCTCTCTGCATCCTTTGCTCCTTCAAAGTGTGAGTTGGTCACATCCACCAGGATATGCCATGGGTGTCTGACCAGTGGCTTTCTGCTTGTGCTTTATGCCACAGCCGAGCAACAGGGGTGGGGCGGCTTTCTATGCACATCCCCCTGCCTGGATTCTAGGCTACTATGTTGCCctcccatttttctctttgttctcctttTCCATTGACCGTTGACCAATTTAGAATTTAAGCATTGGAGGCTGCTCACCTGACAGTCGCTCTTGACAGGTGTCAAATGTAATTTGTCCACAATATGTAAGATTCTCTCTGTTCCCCAGTTCTGTGCCCTTCCCTGTAAGTCCCAGCTACTTGGCCAGTAATTGAGTCCTTGCTTGTTCTGCGTCGTAACTCTGCAACATGCACCTTGTTTGGTCCTTGTGGTCTATGCTACCATCTTGGCTTTGACTTCCCTATTTTCCACTCTGTTCATGACTCTCTGTGGCAGACTTGGTCCTCTACTTCATTACACCCCATGGAATAGCCCCCTCAGAGTGGGTATAGCACTCATCATGTCAGCAGTGAAGAAGTTTCCAGTAGTCACACTAATATAAGTAAGAACAGACGAAAacagtttcaatatttttaattcaatctaatatttatttatttatttatttatttaggtttttcgagacagggtttctctgggtagccctggctgtcctggaactcactttgtagaccaggctggtcctgaactcagaaatccgcctgcctctgcctcccgagtgctgggattaaaggcgtgcgccaccacgcccggctcccattttcttttttttttaaaggtcagaTTAACAAATTCGGAAGGAGAAGACTTCTGTGCTGGCGTGTTACTACAGGAAGACTTCGTGTTGACAACAGCAAAGTGTTCGTTATTGCACAGCAACATCAGTGTAAAAGCAAGTAAGTAGCTCTTCTGTGAACTCGATAAGCGCTCATAAATAAAGCAACCCAACAGaggaataaaatgattttttttctactggaaaTGTTGTTTCTAAGGTAAGACACAAAACAGCATCAGTAATACAGCAATAGCTGTAAACTGCAAGCATGGACAAACAAGACAAGTCTAGTAACATGTGGGCACAGCAGGCCAGTGCTAAGTAGCATGTAGACCAGGCCGAGTCCCAGCAGCAGAGCCACCACCTGGACCTGGAGGGCTGGCTGAGggccagaggagctgggttcaaaTCCCTCCTCCCAGAGGAGTGGGGTTCAAATTCCTCCTCCCTATCATCTTGGGCTGCAATCCCATCTCTTTATCTGTAGCTTCATTCTCCATCCCGAAGATGCAGACAACTGTTTCTCCCTGTTGGAAAGTTCCTATAATCGGCTATGGATATGCTTAACAGCAAATGTGAGCCTTGAAGTGACCATGTCTCACTGCTTATCTTTAAATACTTAGGTGAACAATCTGGTAGCTgagactccacccccacccccatcctgaaCAAGCCAAATGTGCTGAGAAGCCCTGAGCANCCTGTTCAGATGGGCCTGGAGCCGTTCCTTTTCAGCGTCCCCTGTTTTCTAACCACTCCCCGTGCTGTCCTGTATTCCAGAATAAACATTTGGCTTTTTTTAGAGGACAGTGAATGAGTGGGCTCGGCTCACTTTGATCTACACTCAAGTCCCAGAACACTGCTGCTGGCCGCCAGGGTTTCACTGAGCAGTCAGTACCTGGTGGCTATCTCACCTTTGCAGACAAAACCTTGTAAGCTGGCTGGTTGCTCATGATTTCAGATGCTGACCAGAGGATCGGGATCAAGAGCACTCACGTGCACATGCGCTATGACGAGGAGTCAGGGGAGAACGACGTGTCACTGTTGCAGCTGGAGGAGCCCTTGCAGTGCCCCAGCTCTGGGCTCCCCGTCTGTGTCCCAGAGAGGGACTTTGCAGAGCATGTCCTCATCCCTGGAACGGAGGGTCTCCTCAGTGGCTGGATGCTTAATGGCACAGACCTGGCCACCACACCGACGATGCTGTCAGTCACACAAGCAGATGGGGAGGAATGTGAACAGATCCTGAATGTAACGGTCACTACGAGNACAAGCTGTGAGCANGGCAGTGTGGTGATGGGGCCTTGGGTGGAAGGAAGTGTGGTGACCCGCGAACACAAGGGCACCTGGTTCCTCACGGGGATCCTAGGCTCGCCACCACCGCCAGGGCAATCGCACATGCTCCTCACCACAGTCCCGAGATACTCCATGTGGTTTAAACAGATCATGAAGTAGCTGAaatccaacaacatggctgccaGAGGGTCAAATCCGGTCACAGTTAGCACTGGAAGATGACCTCTTATTCCTTGgaactttacatttttctttactcttgagaatttcatacacacatataatgaaaTGTGACTACACCCACATCCCATTTCCCTTCTNTAACTCCATTTATATTTCCTAAGACTCCACTAAGTTCAGTTAGCGCTACCTCTGTGNGTAtggtgtggggccatccactggagcaccCTCAGAACTACACAATTTTCCTCAGTGGGGAGTGTGGCAGGGAGCACCCCCCATCTATGTCAGAATCTGGCTTGATCTTGCG
This window encodes:
- the Proz gene encoding vitamin K-dependent protein Z isoform X2, which gives rise to MAGCILLLRGFILTLILHQVELSVFLPAPKANNVLRRWRRASLYFLEEIFQGNLEKECYEEVCNYEEAREVFENDVITDEFWRQYXGGSPCVSQPCLNNGTCKDHIRXYSCTCSPGYEGKTCAMAKNECHLERMDGCQHFCHPGQSSYMCSCAKGYKLGKDQKSCGPSDKCACGXLTSEHIXMTKSIQSLPRFPWQVRLTNSEGEDFCAGVLLQEDFVLTTAKCSLLHSNISVKASEQSGS
- the Proz gene encoding vitamin K-dependent protein Z isoform X1 → MAGCILLLRGFILTLILHQVELSVFLPAPKANNVLRRWRRASLYFLEEIFQGNLEKECYEEVCNYEEAREVFENDVITDEFWRQYXGGSPCVSQPCLNNGTCKDHIRXYSCTCSPGYEGKTCAMAKNECHLERMDGCQHFCHPGQSSYMCSCAKGYKLGKDQKSCGPSDKCACGXLTSEHIXMTKSIQSLPRFPWQVRLTNSEGEDFCAGVLLQEDFVLTTAKCSLLHSNISVKANADQRIGIKSTHVHMRYDEESGENDVSLLQLEEPLQCPSSGLPVCVPERDFAEHVLIPGTEGLLSGWMLNGTDLATTPTMLSVTQADGEECEQILNVTVTTXTSCEXGSVVMGPWVEGSVVTREHKGTWFLTGILGSPPPPGQSHMLLTTVPRYSMWFKQIMK